One window of the Rhodothermia bacterium genome contains the following:
- a CDS encoding IS1 family transposase, producing MDKKKAQSLPGIVSTLVPAEKNDVLELDELWSFVCKKVQKRWVWIALCRRTRQVVSFHIGDRSEKTCRAFWNLIPENYRKCRSFSDFWEAYSTVIDTGKHQMVGKESGETAHVERWNNTLVGITRFASEFAASSEKPSRFLRATKCTNFICTCLSTITIHHSLSNITEERNKLRWYS from the coding sequence TTGGATAAAAAAAAAGCACAATCCCTCCCGGGAATCGTAAGCACGTTGGTTCCAGCCGAAAAAAATGATGTACTCGAATTGGACGAGTTGTGGTCATTTGTGTGTAAAAAAGTACAAAAACGATGGGTTTGGATAGCACTTTGCAGACGGACGCGGCAGGTCGTTTCTTTTCACATCGGGGACAGGTCAGAAAAAACTTGTCGGGCTTTTTGGAATTTGATCCCTGAAAATTACCGAAAATGCAGGTCGTTTAGCGACTTTTGGGAAGCGTATTCAACGGTCATAGATACTGGCAAGCATCAAATGGTCGGCAAGGAATCTGGCGAAACCGCCCATGTCGAGCGATGGAATAACACCCTCGTTGGGATAACACGCTTCGCCAGCGAATTTGCCGCTTCGTCCGAAAAACCCTCTCGTTTTCTAAGAGCGACGAAATGCACAAACTTTATCTGCACTTGTTTATCTACAATTACAATACATCACTCGTTAAGTAACATTACTGAAGAGAGAAATAAGTTGCGCTGGTACAGCTAA
- a CDS encoding FAD-dependent oxidoreductase, with protein MEKKHIVIVGTNFAGYTAAIELKELVGDNHRVTVVANTHQFLFFPSLIWFPFGLRDEKDITFDVRPIYTRHHINFIEAQVTHFDLDKNQIFTKDGQTIGYDYVIIATGPKVDTEYIPGLKENSYSIVGLPPAMRTREGWNKFLADPGPVVIGSAPGAGCFGAAYEFLFNVRYQIAKHHLKKQAPLTYVTAEPFLAHFGINGFGNAQKMCEWMFNMYHINAHLNTAITEVRPDGVVLDNGDVLPSKFTMIMPRFLGVDAVRNTPNLANANGFIEVDDSYAHPKYPNVYAAGVAVDVKPPAPTEIPCAVPKTGWPSEQMAKTAVKNIVADIKGLPKIHQSFGDMAAYCIMDTGNMGMMIVGDHMLSPREHQFIIPGPEAHWAKIAFEKYFLYSRRHGHV; from the coding sequence ATGGAAAAGAAACACATTGTCATTGTTGGAACCAACTTTGCGGGTTATACCGCAGCCATTGAGTTAAAAGAATTGGTGGGCGACAATCACCGTGTAACCGTTGTTGCCAATACCCATCAATTTCTATTTTTTCCTTCCCTCATCTGGTTCCCTTTCGGGCTTCGCGACGAAAAAGACATAACCTTTGATGTTCGACCCATTTATACACGACATCATATCAATTTTATTGAGGCGCAAGTTACCCACTTCGACCTCGATAAAAACCAGATTTTCACCAAGGATGGTCAAACCATTGGTTACGATTACGTAATCATTGCGACTGGCCCCAAAGTGGACACCGAGTACATTCCGGGTTTAAAAGAAAACTCCTATTCCATCGTAGGGCTTCCGCCAGCCATGCGCACCCGTGAGGGTTGGAACAAGTTCTTGGCGGATCCCGGCCCTGTGGTTATTGGATCGGCTCCGGGTGCAGGATGTTTTGGCGCAGCTTATGAGTTTCTTTTTAATGTTCGTTATCAAATTGCCAAGCACCATCTGAAAAAACAAGCACCGCTCACCTACGTTACTGCGGAGCCTTTCCTTGCACACTTTGGCATCAATGGCTTTGGTAATGCCCAAAAAATGTGTGAATGGATGTTTAACATGTACCACATTAATGCACACCTCAACACGGCCATTACCGAGGTGCGGCCTGACGGGGTGGTTTTGGACAATGGCGATGTGTTGCCGTCTAAGTTCACGATGATTATGCCACGCTTCTTGGGCGTAGATGCAGTACGCAATACTCCTAACTTGGCCAATGCAAATGGCTTTATCGAGGTGGACGATAGTTACGCACATCCGAAATATCCAAATGTGTATGCTGCTGGTGTTGCGGTAGATGTAAAGCCACCGGCACCAACCGAAATCCCTTGTGCGGTGCCCAAAACAGGATGGCCATCCGAGCAAATGGCCAAAACTGCCGTCAAAAACATTGTTGCAGACATAAAGGGCCTACCCAAAATCCACCAATCCTTTGGTGATATGGCTGCATACTGCATAATGGATACCGGTAATATGGGTATGATGATCGTAGGCGATCATATGCTCTCGCCACGTGAACATCAATTTATTATCCCTGGCCCTGAAGCGCATTGGGCAAAAATCGCTTTCGAAAAATACTTCTTGTACTCCCGCCGTCATGGTCATGTCTAA
- a CDS encoding carbohydrate-binding family 9-like protein gives MKNFLLALFCLPVLVQAQYPWKEVPFSRFQTPPQTYVAAKVKWPLTVDGQLDEAAWKDAPWTVAFADIEGGDKPSPRFKTRAKMLWDEDFLYIAAEMEEPHLWATYDQHDMITFHENDFEVFIDHDGDTHAYFEVEVNARKQIFDLFLARPYRDGGPSLISWDVRDLKVGVALDGTLNDGSDTDKGWTLEMAIPFKSLRFGVEALRPKTGDVWRMNFSRVEWHTTWNGTAYEKVKGTDGKPLHEDNWVWSPQGLVNMHFPERWAYVQFSETADTAFVLPPDEPFRKALREVYYRQHVKMTKTGKFASTISALGVPTTLRHHGKTYRLVLQTTANTFEALFSNPSDKVRYRMNHEGRYEVLKPEEK, from the coding sequence ATGAAAAACTTCTTGTTGGCCTTGTTTTGCTTACCCGTGTTGGTACAGGCGCAGTATCCTTGGAAGGAAGTTCCGTTTTCTCGCTTTCAGACGCCGCCCCAAACCTATGTGGCGGCGAAGGTAAAGTGGCCCCTTACGGTTGATGGGCAGTTGGATGAGGCCGCTTGGAAAGACGCCCCGTGGACGGTGGCCTTTGCCGATATTGAAGGCGGTGACAAGCCAAGTCCGCGATTTAAGACCCGTGCAAAAATGCTCTGGGACGAAGACTTCCTCTACATTGCCGCCGAGATGGAGGAGCCGCACCTTTGGGCAACCTACGACCAGCACGATATGATTACCTTCCACGAAAACGATTTTGAGGTATTCATAGACCACGACGGAGATACTCATGCGTATTTCGAGGTAGAGGTCAATGCGCGTAAACAAATCTTTGACCTCTTCTTGGCGCGCCCCTACCGAGACGGTGGCCCGTCACTGATCAGTTGGGATGTACGAGATCTGAAGGTTGGTGTGGCTTTAGACGGAACCCTGAACGACGGCTCCGATACGGACAAAGGCTGGACGTTAGAAATGGCCATCCCCTTCAAATCTTTGCGGTTTGGGGTCGAAGCCCTACGACCCAAAACGGGCGATGTGTGGCGCATGAACTTCTCGCGGGTGGAGTGGCACACCACATGGAATGGTACCGCCTATGAAAAGGTGAAGGGAACCGACGGAAAACCATTGCATGAAGACAACTGGGTATGGTCGCCACAAGGGCTTGTGAATATGCACTTTCCGGAGCGGTGGGCCTATGTCCAATTCTCCGAAACCGCCGATACCGCCTTTGTATTGCCACCTGACGAACCCTTCCGGAAAGCCTTACGCGAAGTATATTACCGTCAACACGTTAAAATGACCAAAACGGGCAAATTTGCCTCTACAATCTCGGCTCTGGGTGTTCCCACAACCTTGCGTCACCATGGCAAAACCTATCGCCTTGTACTCCAAACCACCGCAAACACCTTCGAAGCCCTTTTCTCTAACCCCTCCGATAAAGTCCGCTATCGTATGAACCACGAGGGGCGTTACGAGGTTTTGAAGCCCGAAGAGAAATAA
- the rsmD gene encoding 16S rRNA (guanine(966)-N(2))-methyltransferase RsmD, translating into MRIIAGKFKGRSLKSPKGEITRPTTDRVRTSVFNLLYSRMEIRGARVLDMFAGTGALGIEAMSRGAESATFIELNRMVLELAKQNATLFGISKQCWFQLGDAPSFIQKYRGPQFDVVFADPPYELETIPKLPEWVFPHLKPNGLFVLEHDARHSFDDHPALETSRAYGRTIVSVFQPSLMAESAEEA; encoded by the coding sequence ATGCGCATCATTGCCGGAAAATTTAAAGGCCGTTCCCTAAAATCGCCCAAAGGGGAAATCACACGCCCCACCACCGATCGCGTGCGGACATCGGTCTTTAATCTGTTGTATTCTCGGATGGAAATACGTGGGGCACGGGTATTAGACATGTTCGCGGGCACGGGCGCATTGGGCATTGAGGCTATGAGTCGCGGAGCCGAAAGCGCCACCTTTATTGAACTAAACCGCATGGTTTTGGAACTTGCCAAACAAAATGCCACCTTATTCGGGATCTCAAAGCAGTGCTGGTTTCAGTTGGGCGACGCACCGAGTTTCATACAAAAATATCGAGGGCCACAATTTGATGTTGTTTTTGCGGATCCTCCCTATGAATTAGAGACCATCCCCAAACTTCCTGAATGGGTTTTTCCACACCTTAAACCCAACGGCCTATTCGTCTTAGAACACGATGCCCGACACAGTTTTGATGATCATCCGGCTTTAGAAACAAGCCGTGCCTATGGCCGCACAATTGTCTCGGTGTTTCAGCCAAGCTTGATGGCCGAATCAGCAGAAGAAGCCTAA
- a CDS encoding NAD-dependent epimerase/dehydratase family protein: protein MKTAMVMGGTGLVGRHLVEVLLADHRYEKVVLLVRKASGMAHPKLSEQVVNFDRLTLKDPVEEVFCCIGTTIKAAGSQAAQYRVEVDYPVEIARQARALGALQFLIVTSTGADPKARIFYNRMKGEVEQKLAEIGIPTLHLLRPSLLLGRREVHRLGESFATIIANWTGWMMVGPLRRYKAIQAQHVALAMVRLAQGNQKGVLIHESETLQGG, encoded by the coding sequence ATGAAAACAGCTATGGTGATGGGCGGAACGGGACTTGTGGGCCGCCACTTGGTGGAGGTCTTGCTGGCAGACCACCGATATGAAAAGGTGGTTTTATTGGTGAGAAAAGCCTCTGGTATGGCACATCCCAAACTGTCGGAGCAGGTGGTTAACTTTGACCGTCTGACACTAAAAGATCCCGTAGAGGAGGTGTTTTGTTGTATCGGAACCACGATAAAGGCTGCTGGATCCCAAGCAGCACAATACCGTGTAGAAGTGGATTATCCGGTTGAAATTGCCAGACAAGCACGGGCATTAGGCGCACTCCAATTCCTAATCGTCACCTCGACAGGTGCAGACCCCAAAGCACGTATTTTTTACAACCGGATGAAAGGCGAGGTAGAGCAAAAATTGGCTGAGATTGGGATCCCTACGCTCCATCTTTTACGCCCTTCGCTCCTCTTGGGACGTCGGGAGGTACACCGTTTGGGAGAATCTTTTGCAACGATTATTGCCAATTGGACCGGCTGGATGATGGTGGGGCCTTTGCGACGTTATAAGGCAATCCAAGCCCAGCATGTGGCGCTTGCAATGGTTCGGTTGGCGCAAGGCAATCAAAAAGGGGTATTGATCCACGAGTCGGAGACCCTGCAAGGTGGGTGA
- the tsaE gene encoding tRNA (adenosine(37)-N6)-threonylcarbamoyltransferase complex ATPase subunit type 1 TsaE has product MIAGLSELLPYTSTSIEETFSLGQKLSACFTSGDILALYGEMGAGKTHLAKGLCMGWGIDPESVHSPTFTVINEYAGQYFPIYHFDTYRIEHPAAFLELGFEEYFYGSGICVIEWPERVAEWLPNAVVRLHLTHVDEGKRLIALHG; this is encoded by the coding sequence ATGATTGCGGGACTCTCAGAACTACTTCCTTATACTTCTACTTCTATTGAGGAGACCTTTTCTTTAGGTCAGAAACTGTCTGCTTGCTTTACATCCGGCGATATTTTGGCGCTCTATGGTGAAATGGGAGCCGGAAAAACGCACTTGGCCAAGGGGCTTTGCATGGGATGGGGTATTGATCCAGAAAGCGTACATAGCCCTACCTTTACGGTTATAAATGAATATGCGGGGCAATACTTCCCCATTTACCACTTCGATACGTACCGAATTGAGCATCCCGCAGCATTTTTGGAATTGGGTTTTGAGGAATATTTTTACGGGTCGGGAATTTGTGTCATTGAATGGCCGGAGCGTGTTGCGGAGTGGTTGCCCAATGCTGTAGTTCGCCTGCACCTGACGCATGTGGACGAGGGTAAACGTCTTATTGCACTTCATGGATAG
- a CDS encoding M28 family peptidase, producing MKKLYFLLICFPVVLPAQALPDSTQLLQDLRWLSSDILAGRRPDTPGGRAAAQYISAFFASYGLKSFKDDYFHPFTVTRGGATITGKNVLGYLEGSEQPQIWMVISAHYDHVGVMNNQVYNGADDNASGTAGLMQTAAYFSKNKPKHSILFAAWDAEEMGLLGANAFIKEPSVPTEQIALNLNMDMISRNDQSELYITGTYPYPFLKPLAEAGTLNSKIKIRYGHDRPEDSGAQNWISASDHGVFHRAGIPFLYFGVEDHPDYHKPTDDFERIIPSFYFQAVQTILQIALSMDQNLETVMIHRKEAVAK from the coding sequence ATGAAAAAGCTTTATTTTCTGTTAATCTGTTTCCCAGTTGTACTTCCAGCACAGGCTTTACCTGACTCCACCCAATTGTTACAAGACTTACGCTGGTTGTCATCGGATATTTTAGCTGGACGCAGGCCAGACACGCCGGGTGGTCGTGCGGCAGCGCAGTATATCTCTGCTTTTTTTGCTTCATATGGCCTAAAGTCTTTTAAGGACGACTATTTTCACCCTTTTACCGTTACACGTGGAGGCGCTACCATAACCGGAAAAAACGTATTGGGATACCTTGAAGGGAGCGAGCAACCACAGATATGGATGGTGATCTCGGCACATTATGACCATGTTGGGGTCATGAACAACCAAGTATATAATGGCGCAGATGACAACGCAAGTGGTACGGCGGGGCTGATGCAGACGGCCGCTTACTTTAGCAAAAACAAGCCCAAACACTCTATTTTATTCGCCGCTTGGGATGCGGAGGAAATGGGTCTATTGGGAGCGAATGCCTTTATAAAGGAACCAAGCGTCCCAACCGAACAAATCGCTCTCAACTTAAATATGGACATGATTTCGCGTAACGATCAAAGTGAATTGTATATTACTGGAACGTATCCCTATCCCTTCTTAAAGCCATTGGCCGAAGCAGGCACGCTCAATAGCAAAATCAAAATCCGATATGGGCATGATAGACCGGAGGACAGCGGCGCACAAAATTGGATATCGGCATCGGATCACGGCGTTTTTCATCGCGCAGGGATTCCTTTTTTGTACTTTGGCGTGGAAGACCACCCGGATTACCACAAACCCACCGACGACTTCGAGCGCATTATACCCTCTTTTTACTTCCAAGCGGTACAAACCATTTTACAGATCGCTCTCTCGATGGATCAAAATCTTGAAACCGTGATGATTCACCGTAAAGAAGCGGTTGCAAAGTAA
- a CDS encoding L-lysine 6-transaminase, producing MVQSIPSVFPTEDVHSTLHRHMLADGMPMVLDMKRSQGLYIYDKLTHKRYIDYFTFFASVPLGLNPPEFREDQDFLDRLMDAALNKVSNSDLYTEHMARFVDTFSRVGIPDYLPNLFMISGGALAVENALKTAFDWKVRKNFAKGYRYERGHKVIYFEQAFHGRSGYTMSLTNTDPNKVALFPKFEWCKVVSPHANELPTKGNLQEVKEREALAIAQIKRHFRDNPDDIAAIIIEPIQAEGGDNHFRPEFLQALRDLADENEALLIFDEVQTGVGLTGTFWMHEQTGVKPDIVAFGKKMQVCGILVGDRVREVQENVFEKHSRINSTWGGSLVDMVRSEKALAIIEQKNLLENVRNIGGSLLNEIHSLAKAFPEVENPRGLGLMCAFDLPSTDLREKFRHMCYDNGLIILGCGTRTIRFRPALNMDENGVSEGMDVIKQALSALL from the coding sequence ATGGTTCAATCTATACCCTCTGTTTTTCCCACAGAAGACGTACACAGCACCCTTCACCGTCATATGTTGGCAGATGGTATGCCAATGGTCTTAGACATGAAGCGAAGTCAGGGCTTGTATATCTATGATAAACTCACCCATAAACGATATATAGACTATTTTACGTTTTTTGCTTCCGTTCCTTTGGGGTTGAACCCGCCGGAGTTTCGGGAAGATCAAGACTTTTTGGATCGTCTCATGGATGCTGCCCTCAATAAAGTCTCGAACTCCGATCTCTACACCGAGCATATGGCCCGCTTCGTGGATACCTTCTCGCGGGTGGGCATACCAGATTATCTTCCGAATCTCTTTATGATCTCTGGTGGTGCTTTGGCAGTAGAAAATGCCCTGAAAACGGCTTTTGACTGGAAAGTCCGTAAAAATTTTGCGAAAGGTTATCGCTACGAACGTGGGCATAAGGTGATTTACTTTGAACAAGCCTTCCACGGAAGGAGCGGTTATACCATGTCACTTACCAATACCGACCCGAACAAAGTGGCGCTGTTCCCAAAGTTCGAGTGGTGTAAGGTGGTTTCCCCTCATGCAAACGAGTTGCCAACGAAGGGAAATCTACAGGAGGTGAAGGAGCGTGAGGCACTGGCCATTGCGCAGATCAAACGCCATTTCAGGGATAATCCGGACGACATTGCCGCCATTATTATCGAGCCTATTCAAGCAGAAGGCGGCGACAATCATTTTCGTCCTGAATTTTTACAGGCGCTACGTGATCTGGCCGACGAAAATGAAGCCTTGCTCATCTTCGACGAAGTGCAGACAGGTGTTGGGCTTACGGGTACGTTCTGGATGCACGAGCAAACAGGCGTTAAACCCGATATTGTGGCATTCGGAAAGAAAATGCAGGTTTGTGGCATTTTGGTTGGGGATCGCGTGCGAGAAGTACAGGAAAATGTCTTCGAAAAACACAGCCGCATTAATTCCACTTGGGGTGGTAGTTTGGTGGACATGGTACGCTCCGAGAAAGCTTTGGCAATCATTGAGCAAAAAAACTTGTTGGAAAATGTCCGGAATATCGGTGGCTCACTCCTCAACGAAATTCACAGTTTGGCAAAGGCCTTTCCGGAAGTTGAAAACCCCCGTGGACTCGGACTGATGTGCGCTTTTGATTTGCCTTCGACCGATCTTAGAGAAAAATTCAGACATATGTGTTATGATAATGGACTCATTATCTTGGGTTGCGGTACGCGCACCATCCGCTTCAGACCAGCCTTGAACATGGATGAAAATGGTGTTTCTGAAGGCATGGACGTAATTAAGCAAGCCCTGTCTGCATTGCTCTAA
- the lipA gene encoding lipoyl synthase, producing MIELPVIQKPVAENVYGRRPDWLRVRLPYGQTFNNVNQIIEDHRLHTVCKSARCPNMGECWSAGTATFMILGDICTRSCGFCAVKTGRALQYELDYDEPRRVAEAVKLMGIRHAVVTSINRDDRKDGGAPIFAETIRLIREYQPGCTVEVLIPDFRGLWDALQLVIDARPELMNHNMETVPRLYRRVRPQANYQRSLDVLRLSKEAGLRTKSGIMVGLGETDEEVVALMKDLVGVGLDVMTIGQYLQPTKMHLPVEAFVHPDKFRWYKEVGEAMGLGHVESGPLVRSSYHAERHV from the coding sequence ATGATCGAACTGCCCGTGATCCAGAAGCCCGTAGCAGAAAATGTGTATGGCAGACGCCCGGACTGGTTACGGGTGAGGTTGCCTTATGGTCAAACCTTTAACAACGTCAACCAGATTATCGAAGACCACCGCTTACACACGGTTTGTAAAAGCGCCCGCTGTCCGAACATGGGCGAGTGTTGGAGTGCCGGAACAGCAACCTTCATGATTTTGGGCGACATTTGCACCCGAAGTTGCGGTTTCTGTGCGGTCAAAACAGGCCGAGCTTTGCAATACGAATTAGACTATGACGAACCACGACGGGTGGCCGAGGCGGTTAAATTGATGGGCATACGCCATGCCGTTGTGACGAGCATCAACCGAGACGACCGCAAAGACGGTGGTGCACCAATATTTGCAGAAACCATCCGTCTTATTCGCGAATACCAACCCGGTTGTACGGTAGAGGTACTCATTCCAGATTTTAGAGGCTTATGGGATGCGCTGCAATTGGTGATTGATGCACGTCCAGAACTGATGAACCACAATATGGAGACCGTACCGCGTTTATACCGTCGTGTTCGCCCACAAGCCAATTATCAGCGGTCTTTAGACGTTTTACGTTTGTCTAAAGAGGCTGGCCTACGGACAAAAAGCGGAATTATGGTGGGTCTTGGCGAGACAGACGAAGAAGTGGTGGCCCTGATGAAAGACTTGGTAGGGGTTGGTTTAGACGTGATGACCATCGGGCAGTACCTACAACCGACCAAGATGCACCTTCCGGTAGAAGCCTTTGTGCATCCAGATAAATTCCGGTGGTATAAAGAGGTTGGAGAGGCAATGGGCTTGGGTCATGTGGAAAGTGGCCCCTTGGTACGGTCGTCGTATCATGCAGAGCGGCATGTTTAA
- a CDS encoding TlpA family protein disulfide reductase — protein MFKRFGHYWWGVLFFSVTSCALPANELTYVRLTTADGVSLPPDTLRGKVVVLDFWASWCSPCVRIMPQLQRFFERYQGHPKVVFMAINNSEIPEEALAFLQKLNIRYPTYFDNERHTSAHFRVVGLPTTVILSTKGEIAFIHRGFNPNDDVVALLTREVEALLAP, from the coding sequence ATGTTTAAGCGGTTTGGGCACTATTGGTGGGGTGTCTTGTTTTTCAGTGTCACCTCTTGTGCTTTACCCGCCAACGAACTTACATACGTCCGTCTTACCACTGCTGATGGTGTATCTTTGCCGCCGGATACCCTCCGAGGAAAAGTGGTGGTCTTAGACTTTTGGGCCTCATGGTGTAGCCCTTGTGTTCGCATTATGCCACAACTCCAACGTTTCTTCGAACGCTATCAAGGCCATCCGAAAGTGGTTTTTATGGCCATAAACAATTCGGAAATACCAGAAGAAGCATTGGCTTTCTTACAAAAGTTGAACATTCGCTATCCCACCTATTTCGACAATGAACGCCACACCTCGGCGCATTTCCGGGTGGTGGGTCTCCCAACCACGGTTATTTTATCCACCAAGGGCGAAATTGCGTTTATCCATCGCGGTTTTAATCCGAATGACGATGTTGTGGCATTGCTTACACGCGAGGTGGAGGCGCTCCTGGCGCCTTAA
- a CDS encoding geranylgeranyl reductase family protein, whose product MNPTFDCIIVGAGPGGSTAATFAARAGLRVLLIDKDTFPRDKICGDAISGKSMSVIKRLGMTEALQQSTSLPSWGVTFSGPYGDQVAIPFTKELNKPVAPGYICRREFFDALVFEQARTSGATIWLQTAFTGFLYENGKIKGIKAKTTDGTEKMAVAPLVIGADGAYSIVAKSLGIDQLNEAHYCGGLRVYYKGVTGFHPQNHVELHFVDEAVPGYFWIFPMPNGEANVGVGMLSSEIKNRKVKLKALLDLLIAHPRFKERFANAEAISPVKGWGLPLGSQPRTMAGEGWMLLGDAASLIDPFTGEGIGNAMVSGEQAALWAKKATDASRYDANFLAGYENEVLRILTDELRLSHWMQRLTNWKWLLNTVIAKASRDPKIADTISCMFDDHDQRKQLISPMFYLRLLMA is encoded by the coding sequence ATGAATCCTACTTTCGATTGTATTATTGTTGGCGCAGGGCCGGGAGGCAGTACGGCGGCCACTTTTGCTGCCCGTGCCGGACTTCGGGTTTTGCTTATTGACAAAGACACATTCCCCCGCGATAAAATTTGTGGCGATGCCATTTCCGGTAAGAGCATGTCCGTGATTAAACGACTCGGCATGACCGAGGCACTGCAACAAAGTACCAGTTTGCCTTCTTGGGGCGTAACGTTTAGTGGGCCTTATGGCGACCAAGTGGCCATCCCATTTACCAAAGAACTCAACAAACCCGTTGCACCGGGATACATTTGCCGACGCGAGTTTTTTGATGCCTTGGTGTTTGAGCAAGCACGAACCTCCGGCGCTACCATCTGGCTACAAACCGCGTTTACTGGATTCCTATACGAAAATGGGAAAATAAAGGGCATCAAGGCCAAAACAACCGATGGTACTGAAAAAATGGCCGTTGCGCCCTTGGTTATTGGTGCAGATGGTGCGTACTCTATCGTCGCAAAGTCCTTAGGAATAGACCAACTGAACGAGGCGCACTACTGTGGTGGACTTCGGGTGTACTACAAAGGTGTAACGGGTTTTCATCCGCAAAACCACGTAGAATTGCACTTTGTGGACGAAGCAGTACCCGGCTATTTTTGGATTTTCCCTATGCCCAATGGCGAGGCCAATGTGGGTGTGGGGATGCTCAGTTCCGAAATCAAAAACCGAAAAGTCAAACTCAAAGCCTTGTTAGACCTCTTGATCGCACATCCGCGTTTCAAAGAGCGGTTTGCAAATGCAGAGGCCATTAGCCCGGTGAAAGGCTGGGGACTTCCTCTTGGATCGCAACCAAGAACCATGGCCGGCGAAGGTTGGATGCTTCTCGGCGATGCGGCCAGTCTTATAGACCCTTTTACCGGAGAAGGCATTGGTAATGCAATGGTAAGCGGCGAGCAGGCAGCACTTTGGGCAAAAAAGGCCACCGATGCTAGCAGATACGATGCCAACTTTTTGGCTGGTTACGAGAATGAGGTACTCCGTATTCTTACGGATGAACTACGCTTGAGCCATTGGATGCAACGATTAACCAATTGGAAATGGCTTCTCAATACGGTGATCGCCAAGGCGTCGCGGGATCCCAAAATTGCCGATACCATTTCCTGCATGTTTGATGACCACGATCAACGGAAACAACTCATTTCACCGATGTTTTACCTCCGATTGCTCATGGCGTAG
- the yajC gene encoding preprotein translocase subunit YajC gives MDPNNPFMSFLPLVLIMLVFYFLILRPQQKKEKERKEQIGALQKGDEVLTVGGIFGKVTEVGENHFLLQIDTNVKVRIAKNAVQDVTSKAKS, from the coding sequence ATGGATCCGAACAACCCATTCATGTCGTTCCTACCGCTGGTTTTAATCATGCTGGTCTTCTATTTCTTAATCTTGCGCCCTCAACAAAAAAAGGAAAAAGAGCGGAAAGAACAGATCGGTGCCCTGCAAAAGGGCGATGAAGTCCTCACCGTAGGCGGTATCTTCGGTAAAGTAACCGAGGTAGGCGAAAACCATTTCCTGCTCCAAATTGATACCAATGTGAAGGTGCGGATCGCCAAAAACGCCGTTCAGGACGTTACAAGCAAAGCCAAAAGTTGA